One part of the Nostoc sp. PCC 7120 = FACHB-418 genome encodes these proteins:
- a CDS encoding carbon dioxide-concentrating mechanism protein CcmK produces MYNQRSTSTNQTYRRQDDLRDTALGLVSTLSFPAIVGTADMMLKSAGVHLVGYEKIGSGHCTAIVRGGIADVRLAVESGVQTAEQFGQLVSSLVIPRPFPNLDVVLPITNRLSQLMEEGTYSRLSNQAIGLVETRGFPAMVGACDAMLKSADVQLASYEKIGAGLCTAIIRGSVANVAVAVEAGMFEAERIGELNAVMVIPRPLDELEQTLPIASCWIEHQQPLRLPVNIREQVAEREVLQLPDLAALPMKITEEVWNDE; encoded by the coding sequence TCAGGGACACAGCCTTGGGGTTAGTCTCTACTCTTAGTTTTCCGGCGATCGTGGGGACAGCTGACATGATGTTGAAATCAGCTGGGGTTCACCTGGTTGGTTATGAAAAAATTGGCAGTGGTCACTGTACGGCGATCGTCAGAGGTGGGATTGCTGATGTTCGCCTGGCTGTAGAATCCGGTGTGCAAACTGCTGAACAGTTTGGACAACTGGTTTCTAGCCTAGTGATTCCCCGCCCTTTTCCCAATCTTGATGTCGTCTTGCCCATTACTAACCGCTTGAGCCAGTTAATGGAAGAAGGTACATACAGCCGATTGAGCAACCAAGCAATTGGTTTAGTAGAAACGCGGGGCTTTCCAGCAATGGTAGGTGCTTGTGATGCCATGCTCAAATCGGCCGATGTGCAGTTGGCATCCTATGAAAAAATTGGTGCGGGCTTGTGTACAGCCATTATTCGTGGCTCTGTTGCTAACGTCGCAGTCGCGGTAGAAGCAGGAATGTTTGAGGCGGAACGAATTGGGGAACTGAACGCAGTTATGGTAATTCCTCGACCATTAGATGAATTGGAGCAAACCCTGCCGATCGCCAGTTGCTGGATCGAGCATCAGCAACCTTTGAGATTGCCGGTAAACATCAGAGAACAAGTTGCCGAAAGGGAAGTGTTACAGTTACCAGACTTAGCCGCTTTACCTATGAAAATCACAGAAGAAGTATGGAACGATGAATGA